A window of Salarias fasciatus unplaced genomic scaffold, fSalaFa1.1, whole genome shotgun sequence contains these coding sequences:
- the LOC115384490 gene encoding probable palmitoyltransferase ZDHHC4, with translation MDFLTLFAVYVLTVLTCIILICKYSGQQQTPFNTLFNGVVKVFAPYTPKWLQKLSHWTLHTLFHQRSNMFIYLHTLLEGAVYTEFTYEVFGFCREMDTTLTSLSVPYILLAVKTFFFYRCIKGDPGTVTRSNVAGQLHVYPYDRRLFHPGVSCPTCQLLKPARSKHCRVCNRCVLRFDHHCVWVNNCIGAQNTRYFLLYLSSVCAMAGSVALLTGDMLLHAVLRSGILRATYIDENGDRQLAGPLFVAQHLFLTFPRIVFMLGFLVFIFFLLAGYSLFHFYLALVNQTSNEWYKSRGYVCQHCRPTPAPDGACSPAPDHSRRYFYSRGILPNLREIFSPPRPVQKKDN, from the exons atGGATTTCCTCACTCTGTTCGCTGTCTACGTCCTGACAGTGCTGACATGTATAATCCTGATCTGTAAGTACTCAGGCCAGCAGCAGACCCCCTTTAATACTCTATTCAACGGTGTGGTGAAG GTATTTGCACCTTATACCCCCAAATGGCTTCAAAAGCTTTCACACTGGACTTTACACACACTGTTTCATCAAAG GAGCAACATGTTCATCTACCTGCACACCCTGCTGGAGGGAGCCGTGTACACAGAGTTCACCTACGAGGTGTTCGGCTTCTGCAGGGAGATGGACACCACTCTGACCAGCCTTTCTGTGCCTTACATCCTGCTGGCGGTCAAGACCTTCTTCTTCTACCGCTGCATCAAAGGAGATCCAG GCACGGTGACGCGGAGCAACGTTGCTGGCCAGCTGCACGTTTATCCGTACGACCGCAGGCTGTTCCACCCCGGAGTCTCCTGTCCAACCTGCCAGCTGCTGAAGCCGGCCCGCTCCAAGCACTGCC GCGTCTGCAACAGGTGCGTGCTGCGTTTCGACCACCACTGCGTCTGGGTCAACAACTGCATCGGCGCCCAGAACACGCGTTACTTCCTGCTGTACCTGTCGAGCGTGTGTGCCATGGCAGGAAGCGTGGCTCTGCTGACGGGAGACATGCTGCTCCATGCTGTGCTGCGCTCGGGGATATTAAGAGCCACTTATATCGATGAGAATGGGGACCGCCAGCTTGCCGGGCCGCTCTTTGTTGCACAG CATCTGTTTCTGACTTTCCCCCGGATCGTCTTCATGCTGGGCTTCCTcgtcttcatcttcttcctcttggcGGGCTACTCTCTGTTCCACTTCTACCTGGCGCTCGTCAACCAGACCTCCAACGAGTGGTACAAAAGTCGGGGTTACGTCTGCCAGCACTGCCGTCCGACTCCCGCCCCCGACGGCGCGTGCAGCCCGGCGCCAGACCACTCCAGACGCTACTTCTACAGCCGAGGGATCCTCCCAAACCTGCGGGAGATCTTCTCGCCTCCACGTCCAGTCCAGAAAAAagacaactga
- the LOC115384500 gene encoding glycerol-3-phosphate phosphatase-like, with protein MSGSKCRRLSGALVRPLLDSVDCVLFDCDGVIWRGDQAIPGAPQVINLLKESGKKVFFVTNNSTKTRKMYADKLAALGFHASEEEVFGTAYCSAMYLKTVCRLDGKVYLIGSPAMRQELEAVGIQQTGVGPDPVSGKQSDWANVALDPEVKAVLVGFDEHFSYMKLNRALQYLSQQGCLFVGTNRDSRLPLEGGKAVPGTGCLLQAVETAAQCQAQTVGKPNRFMYDCVASQFGLSRDRCLMVGDRLDTDIMLGSNCGLKTLLTLTGVSTVADAEAHQQSGCAERQGMVPDYYVESIADLLPALQG; from the exons ATGTCCGGCTCCAAGTGCAGGCGGCTGAGCGGGGCGCTGGTCCGGCCGCTGCTGGACTCCGTGGACTGCGTCCTGTTCGACTGCGACGGGGTGATCTGGAGGGGGGACCAGGCCATCCCGGGGGCCCCGCAGGTCATCAACCTGCTCAAGGAGAGCGGCAAGAAGGTCTTCTTCGTCACCAACAACAGCACCAAGACCAGGAAGATGTACGCGGACAAGCTGGCGGCGCTGGGCTTCCACGcctcggaggaggaggtgttcgGGACCGCCTACTGCTCCGCCATGTACCTGAAGACGGTGTGCCGGCTGGACGGCAAGGTGTACCTGATCGGCAGCCCCGCCATGAggcaggagctggaggcggTGGGCATCCAGCAGACCGGGGTGGGGCCCGACCCGGTCTCCGGGAAGCAGAGCGACTGGGCCAACGTGGCCCTGGACCCGGAGGTGAAGGCGGTGCTGGTGGGCTTCGACGAGCACTTCAGCTACATGAAGCTGAACCGGGCCCTGCAGTACCTGAGCCAGCAGGGCTGCCTGTTCGTGGGCACCAATAGGGACAGCCGACTGCCTCTGGAGGGGGGCAAGGCCGTGCCAG GTACCGGCTGCCTGCTGCAGGCCGTGGAGACGGCGGCGCAGTGCCAGGCCCAGACGGTGGGCAAACCCAACCGCTTCATGTACGACTGCGTGGCCTCCCAGTTCGGCCTGAGCCGGGACCGCTGCCTGATGGTCGGGGATCGTCTGGACACCGACATCATGCTGGGCTCCAACTGCGGCCTGAAGACCCTCCTCACCCTGACGGGGGTCAGCACCGTGGCAGACGCCGAAGCCCACCAGCAGAGCGGCTGTGCAGAGAGGCAGGGCATGGTCCCGGATTACTACGTGGAGAGCATCGCTGACCTCCTTCCTGCCCTGCAAGGATGA